The genomic interval GTGATAACTGCAGAATGTCCTCCTCCTCCAGTAATGCTTTTGATGTCTTGACATTTGCAGGAAACATCTTTCAGTGGCTGAGGTACCAGCACATCCTCTTTATGACCAAGACCAAGCTGTCCATAGCTGTTTGCACCCTTCAAATACACAGAGAACgcatttattaaaaagtttataaaaaaaaaaaaaaagagagagatacACATGTGCTACTAAGAGTGAGCAAACAAGCTTGTTGGGGACATGTCACAGGTTAGCCTGCAATTAATTGCTACTGAAAATCTCCCAAAATCTTCATTCTTACTGCTGCCACACAAGACCCACACAATTACAGACCAGCACTGTCCTGAATTTGCTGTCATTAAGCTATACTGGAATATATCTGGCAAGCTAATGGTTACTAAGGAGAGCCTCATTATCAGGATTATTACCACCTATCTAACTACAAAGCTTACAATTCCCTCTCATCACTAAGATCTTACTCATACtaatgttttctggttttttgttctCCAAAACAGTATCAGAACAAGATGCTACTTTATTCTGGAACCTAAACAAGTAACACAAAAACACTTATCCTTCAACAGCTAAGCCTTTACAACTTAAAAGTGGCCAAAATAAAACTACACCTATTATAATTACAAGTAAGTACAAAATTATAGCCACTAAACCAATCACAGACAGCAACCACTGACAACATGGTAAGATGTTAGGGAAGGTCTTTGCCATTTTCAGCTCTGCTAAATGTCCAACAGTTTGAACAGCAACCAAGGTAAATTCAGTAGCTTCCCCTGCACACACACTGCAGTTACACCAACACAACACCCACGCTGCCCCAAGCTGGTGACCCCCAGGGGGAACCTCCCATACCCCACCTGTGCTCCCCCTGCCTACTGCTGTCTGCTTGcctgtccccacagcagcacccagagcatcTTAAGAGGATGCATTTAGCAATAAACATTTTGTACCTAGtgaaaaaacaacatttcagACAAAACCATCAGGCTGCTCGCCTCATCCCATAGTTAACAGGTGGACAAGATGACAGGATTGGAGTTCAACAGGCAGATGAAGCTGTTCTCTCACAGTCACTACTACTGGCAGACAGTTTTAGAACGTGTTACTACTTCACAGAAATAATTCCTTTCAGAAGGCTTGTAACGAGCTCTCATTTTAACCCGTAATTTGCAATGACTTTTCAAGCCTAGGAGAACAGGCAAGCTGAGATAAGGTGCAGAAAGACAACAGGTGCGTAGGGGACTGCAGGGCGCACCCAAGTGTCTGTCGTGACACTAACACACCTTTCCTCGTGTACCCTTCCACGACTGAGGGCTTATTACCCAACTGCGAGTACCGCAGAGCCAAAGCGAGCTACCAAAGAGAGAAACCCATCCTGCGGCGCTTAGacccctttttatttcttcGAAGAACGCAGGATTTCACCCCAATACACGTACCCGAAGCGAAAGGATCCTCCCCCACCCTGCACGCCCCGGCAGCCGCaccggcagcagcagcaccggcagcagcagcagcaccggcagcagcagcagcaccggcagcagcagcacgggcagcagcagcacgggcagcagcagcaccggcagcagcagcagcaccggcagcagcagcagcaccggcagcagcagcagcaccggcagcagcagcacgggcagcagcagcagcacgggcagcagcagcagcacgggcagcagaagcagcaccgGCAGCGGCAGCCCAGCAGGGCACCCCGGAGCCCGGGCAACCTCTCCCGCTGCCGAGAGATGAGTAACGCCACGGACACGCAAGGACACGGCGCAGCTCGACCCTCGGGGCCGACCCTCGGCGGGAGAAGCCCCGAAGCTGCACGACGCCTTCAGCTGCTCGGCTGAAGCCTCCCCCCCCCGCGCCGAGCCCCGCTTACCCAAGCCAGGAGCACCGGCCCCATGGCTCCAGCGCCCCGCACCCTTCCCGCCGCGCCGCAGGCCGGGGAGGAAGAGGCGGGCCCGGGGCGGGCTGTGCCAGAGCCCCGCCTCACACCGGACCCACGCTACACGGGCGGGAACTCTCTGTGTGGGGATAAGGACCAGAGTTCCTTGACGCCGTCACTGGTCCGCTCAAAGAGTTCCCTGTGAGGGTTGGGAAGGGCGGGGGACACGCTGGGAGCTTCTCGAAGCCCTGGTGAGTGCCTGGGGGTGGCTGTGTCGAGCGGGTGCCCTCCTGCTGCACATCTCCCCCCCCCGGGACATCCCGTGCTCCACCGGCGGACTCCGGCTCCGGCTGCCGTTTTCACGGGAAATTCCCCAGAACCCACGGAGCCCCACGAATGTCGGGACAGCAGCCGCAGGGGCCTCCGACACTAGCCCTGAACACACGCGCTTCAACGGGAAAAAAGgaagcctttaaaaaatatatatgaggGGAAAACAAGTCAAATAGACGCAGTGTCAAATGGAATCGCGTTACATGCGTCGAGTATTTGAACGGCACTATTAAATAGGTAAAACAGGCAGAAATGAGTGTTTTGTGTTTATTGCTACAGTGATGAAGTAAAGGGGGTTTTGCTGCTAATAACTACCACGTTGTGTATTTCACTGACGTTTAAAGCCTCCACAATagcttaaaatattaaattactgTTCTACAGAGTTAGGTTTGGTTGTGTGAAACCAGACGTACACATTTTTAATACCATGGAAATACACCTTCTCTATTCTACTTagcaggttttgggtttttttttctaaagtaattCAGTAGggaaaaaggtaattttttttttttaagggaaggaTTGCTATCCCTCGATAGCAATCtcataaaataaacagaattagGAATTCATGCAACAGCTCTGTGTATCTGCCTTATACTAGAAGCATGACAAACACCACATTTGAAATTCTCTGGGATAAGAATGATCCCTTCATGCAAACCTGCAGCTCTTTTGTGTCCTGATGCCTGCAGCATAATCATTTAGGGTAACTTTGTAGCGCAGACTTAGAAGCACTGATTACTAGAGCTTCTACAATATGAAGCCTGCAACGCTTAAAAATGAGTAGCACAGACTACTACAGTCAGAAGCTGACATTTCACTGTGAATTATACCACTGTTGCCTTACAAGCCACCTGAGCATCTGATCCACAGACCACACTTTTGTTCCATTCTAGCTATTTCTCTAATTCCCCACTAGCTTCTCAAAGGCAACTCCAGGCCTTTTTTTATCCAAGGGGGTGGAGGAATACATTCTGTAATAGACTTTACACAGACAAAGGAGATAAAGTGATTATCCTTATGGGCCATTCCCTCTTCCATTTGCAAAGGAGAGAGTTCTGCATACAACACATTACACGCCTAGAAAGAAATCAGTAGGGAAAACAATAGAATTGGTGAGTGCACCACACTGCTGACAAGGGTGGGTGTTAAACTTCCAGCTGCTTGCCCATCTTGCTGAGGGCATCACTGACAATGTCCAGCTCATGCCGTAGCTCGTTCACCACGCTGGCAATGCTCTTCATGTCTTTCAGGATCTGCACACTTTGAGTGTATGGATTGTACTTCACACCAAATGGACGCTTGATGGTTTTTGCAAACTCCCtattcaagtaaaaaaaaaacaaacagaaggagTTGTAAACAAAACATAAATGTATCCTCTGTATGTAGTCAGtatcagtaaatatttttctaaactgCTTGCTTCCTTAAAAATAGTTGTTACACAGTTCATCATCTTTCCCACCCAGTACACAGAAGACCAAGTAAATTCTAATCTGTTTTCCATCTCCATAAAAGATAATTATAAAATTCTTATAAGAACTGTAAGGGTTTGGTGCTGCCACTGAGACCCATGAAATTAAACATGGTTTtataaaagagggaaaaagaaacctgtacctcattttctcctttgcttcttCAAAACTTTCAGAAACAAAGTAAACCTCCTGGAAAGTTGTAATGAGGCATTCTTGCTTGCAGGTGACCTTTGGATCAAAAGCCTTAACTCTGGCACTGCCAGAGAGAGAGTGCTGGTAATATAACATTATCATGGGTCAGGGGAACATCACCACCCAAATAATCCATGAGAAAGATGACATGAAGTAgagtgaatttaaaaaaaaaaaagaaaaaaaatatgttagaGCATATTTAGGGCattgtttcttaaaatttttatcTGCAGGTGAATGGTGGTTGAAGCTAAACAAACAGAATAACTCTGAACTGTCATATTCTGCCAATCTGGATcaaaaaaaatggatttctcAGATACAAGGCTTGTGTGTAAACAAGACCAATGTTTTCAGATTCTGGTTAAACCAGCAGATGCTTATTATGAAAATAGTTACTTGGAACCTAATGCTAAGAAATACCAATCTAACACTTCCTGCAAAAGATCTGGGAGCTTTTGCATATATCCATGTATATGTGGATATGCATATGAATATCTCAGCATATATCCAAAAGCAGACTGTCCAGAATTTCCTTAAAGCCCAGTAGTATCCAGgagttttcaaaagaaagatttttgaaTTATGCTTCATTAAAAAACCAGGGCAAAACAGAGACAATAATAATAGGTACAAACAAAGAGAAGAGGTACATAAGCAGTAGATATCCTTACCTTGAGCTCACTAATTGAAGAGAGCAAACCAGCCCCATAAACTCGTAGCTGTCCCTCTTGCTTGCACAACCCAAACTCTATGGTGAAGAAGTAGCActgaaacagagaaggaaataaaatcattcAGCCTTCAACAAAGATGCTGTGGTGAACTAGATGGGGGCACTTCTATTTGTAGGTAGTGTCAGAGTTGCAAATACCAGGCAGTCATCACTTGGCTATCCTTGTCAAATATTTAAAGAGGAAGGATGCCCAAATGGAAAGGTGAAGAACCATGGCATTGTGTGTTTCTCATAAGAAAGATTTATATTATAGATCACTCAGCTAGGCTAGAAGCTGTTAACATCAGTAGGAACACTGAgatttaaatgttttgaaaaatattgtcATGCTTTGACAgcttcagcttaaaaaaaacactggcTGTGAGTGAAAACATCAGTCCACTACAGTTTGTTTCTCATTTGCTTAGTGGCCTGCAAAATTGAAGATGTTTAGTTTGCTGGATTTCATAATTTCTTAGTTTGCTGGATTTCTGCAGGTGCCTCTAGGAAGGAACACTTTTCATAGATGGCTTAGTTGTGCTCCCACTTAGTTCTGCTCTCTTCTATCACTGAAAGTAGTAGAAATTTTACCACCAGATACACTAGGCTGGTGGTGGGGAAATAAACAGCAAACCAGTTCTTTCATAACTggcataaataatttttcatctaaatttaattttcatcttaaaatCAGTTTTGCCAAAGAATCAAAAAATTGAtatctgagaaataaaattagtttatattatttgaatttctttgctgaaaagtaattttagtGCTCACCACATTCAATGAAAACACCATATAATTTCAGATCATTCTAAGCATGAAAGAAATGgattacttttaaaatcattGAATCATGTTCCCAGAAGTAAAAAGACtttgggaaaaagaaatcatagaatttcAGCCTGGAAGAAGTGATCTACCACCAGAAGCTGCACCCTTACTTGACaacaaagtgaagaaaaatgccaATTGTATCAAGTTTAAAAcgtaattttttccttttccaaaatcCAAGAACCAGTGAAACAAACACATAGGTCTAGCAGCTGTTATGGATAATGTTGATACAAAGCTCCAAAGTTATTTGATGGAGTGGGATCAGCCTAGTAAAGTTTTCAATGGGATCACCAGGCACTGAAAGACTCACTGTTGCCAGCTTTTGGACAGCCTCATCTGATGCCCCAAGTGATGCAAGACCAATTTCCTGGGAGAACTGAGCAAAACTGGGTTCAGCCAAAAGAGGGACATGGCCTAGGAGCTCATGGCAGGTatcactggaaaaaagaaacaagaggaaaGCTCGTGGTCTGGCTTTGTACTAGAGTGAAAAAGCAGCACCACTTGAACAGACATGATGTGTTTCTTATATTAGACTATTTAATAcctaaaagacagaaaagtgtCAATCATGTTTAGCTGAAAGCAACTGAGCAGGTCATAGCAGCTCTACATAAGTACATGAACTCAGATGTTCAAATGAAGCTAAGATCCAAGCTGCACAGTTATGATGCAATTGAATGTTTAACTCTGCACACAGTGTTATCAGTGAGAGCCCTCTGATAATATGCTGTACTTTTGAAAATCCTGCACTTATGAAAGTGGCCCTTGAGAATACTAAAACTTCATTACATTCAGCACAAAAACTGAGTTTTCAGcaccttaaaaattaaatttttttactggtGTTCTTGAACAGCCTTTTAACAACTTTGATCTGGGCAGTGAGATTCCAAACTTTCTTACTCAGATTCTACCCCAAGATTAAATGACTCACGGCTCTGGTGTATAGAGAGGGTCCGAGCTGTGTCTGACATATTGAGTGCAGTGAAAAACTCTGAAGGCTAATCCTGCCAAGAAGTCTCTGGGAGATAAATATCCAGCAACAGGGCGAATGGTAAAACCTGTGCGCTCTGAAAAGGGATGGAGAAATTGTACATTAGTTCAAATGTGGTAAAAGCCAGAGCACTATCTTGGCTCCAGAGCATGTGGGAAAATTAGGCATGATTAGAAAAATCAGGCATAAGCTGGAGAATGACCAACATCTCCTAAAAATGTCCCTGCCTCTGCATAGGTGGATTTCCTATAATTTCATGCCTAATGGTAACACGATGCAGCTTCCTACTTCTTGAGCCAATTGTACCAGTCTCTTCAGAGGTAGCATTGTCCCTCAAATGTCACTGTTTGTATAAATTCAAGACACAATCCATTAAAAcacaaatgttttctgttaCATTAGTCCTCTTAAAGGACTAGGATGAATGTAAGCAAAAGTGACAAGGGGCGTTTTCTTCTGCCCACAAAACTGCAGTGGGCTTTGAAATGGACCCGAGTTTCTTTTTGTGAAAGGAAATGAGCACATTACCTTTCAGGAAGCGGGACACATCTTCCAGCTGGGGGATATTGTCCTCCCTGTACCCACAGTATTTGGTGAGCAAGGGCAAGTTTTTAAGGTACTCCCTGCAGGCATGTGTTGGATAAAGTTTGTTAAGCTCTCGGTACACAGTCCCCCAGGTCTTGATCTCCTCCTCAGTGAATTCAATCTTGGGAATTGGGTCACCactaaaaagagaagaggaagaaaggacaTTCCCTGGTAAGTGGATAATAACAAATGACTCAGTTATTTACTACTAGTTTGACATCTATATGGCTGTGACACCTGGCCAGGGTACATTAGGCACTGTCAACTATACAGTGAGACCTGGTCTATGCCCAGGACAGTTTATAATCTGAAGActtgctctcttttttccctaaatCAGCTGACATGAACCTTTGCACTGACCTCACTGAAACCTGAAAGCTTCAATTCTGTAAACAGTTTCTTAGGTGTTCAATGAGGAGAGTACCATCTAAAACACCTGCAGCTTCAGGAGCTGAGAACACACCCTTTTCCCTGCAATTATTTCCCATTAccattttgatttgttttaggaaaaaagagaatttcctAAGTTAACAGCACATTATGTGGAAGCAGCTAAATATACACATTAGGTGAAAATCATACTTCTGTGCAAAGGAGACAATCACCTGTCTGAACCTGTTGCAGTCCACCTCTCCTATTTAGCCCTTAGGATCTTGATTAAAGTGGATTATAGCATGGGTGTCACTTAAAGCCCACTGAAAGCAATGGGAGTGCTACCCTGATCTTCCCTTGCCAGCCAGGTAACCAGCATGGCAGGTGCTTCCTAAGGGAATGTTTGTTAACAGCACATTAACAGTAACCAGCTGTGTGCTGTGCTAACCAGCTGCATTAACACACAGTGCCACAGAGCCCTAGATACCCACCATTTCTAGGTCATTTTCAATTGAACAACTTGGTATTTCCATTCAAGCAGGcaacagcaagaagaaaatcatGTTCAGAAAGAATTTTCAGCACCGGGCTATGAAACTCCTATGCTTTTAGAGCTCTCTCCCCCAAGCTGCATTTCTTCAagtttcttttcacagaaaaactCTTATCTACACATCACATGCACTAGCTTTTACCAGGAAAGAAAACTCAAGAGCCTAAACTAAGCAGTAATTGGGCTATATACTGGGTTTTgtctcccttccctcttctttaCACAGGAGATCTGCCCTGGTCAAGTCAGTAGAACCTGGCACAGGCAGCTGTAAAATGTGCATTGTTCACTCCCTTCCTTTGCTGCACCCATTTCCAGAGAAGCAGGGAGGGATCACAGAGTCCAAACACACCACGCTGCAGGAAGCCCATGCTGGCATCAGGGCCCAGCAGAGGATCAGCACTGCCACGGGTGCCAGCAGCCACGAGCTGATCCTCAGAGTGACCCAAGGCCCAGGGGGATGGAAGGTGGCCTAGATCCATCTTTTAGGCTTGACTTACAACTCCCTTCATTTTACCCCCTTCCAGCTCAGATTCTAAAGCCTATGTCTTGGTGAGACCCAAGTCCAGGGAAAGAGCTCCTGCCAGCCCACTCTGTTATTTCTAGGCACCCACAAGACTTATTCTGGAAGAAGCTGAGCTTACTGTTTGTAGTTCATAGCCAGATCTGCAAAATACTTTCTCCTCTTCCGATAGACATTGTCTTTGAAGCCCtggtgagggaaaaaaaggaaaacaaagttaaaCAAGCTTTCAAGCTCtagtaaataaatttatttaaaacaataataaattaattataaacaattaatttaaaacaaggcacttgaaaaaatttgtattgaaaatacagaagtggACTATCCAAGAAAGagaggacagggcagggcaTAGCTCATGGTCTACACCATAGCTCTAGTCTGAAAAGTTTAATAACTGTGAACTAAGCAAATACTCCAAAGTAAGGATTGAAGATTTTATGCATGCAGCTATATATTCAGCAGACAAGGATTCATTTTAGTCAGATCAGTATTTATACAAATTTCATTACTTGCTTAACTATTCTATATTACAGAATAAATTGTCTGTTTGCAGTGCCACAGTATCAAGTCGTTTGCTCCATATAAgtaaggaggagagaaagaggaacCAAGCCTTCCTCAACACAGCTTatttgtgggttggttttgtttttttttaatttgtatgtgACCACTCAGGACCCAGACCTGGAGCTCTCACATAAGTGTTGCAGAAAGTCACAGGAGCTGAAGCCAGCGACAGACTTGCCtgaactaggaaaaaaagacatgaaacCCCCAAAAGAAAGTGCTCAAACCCACAGAGGCGCCGttgagaggaaggagagggaggaggaaaagctgcagtttttttttttaaagtaaactcCACAAAGTAGGCTTTCACAAAGGAGTGGGCGTAGGGAAGGAAAATACTTACTGGGTGGTCAGCATCCAAATCAGACCCATACATCAGCACTCGGTTTGCACACTTATCCAAATCTGAGATCTTCTTTGGAAACCAGGGAACTTTCTCCATGTCTAGGGAACACATGGAATCCACAAAGTTATTAATAACACCAAGCATGCTAAGGGAGGAAGTGCTACATTCGAGTACAGCTATGGCGGTTACAAGCGAAATCTATAAATTAAAAGGGTCATGAATAAGACAGGGAGCTCACTGCCTATCTGGCACCAGCCTCCAGCTCACACTTCCTCCTCTGTCACTACCACAGTCTGCCTACAGAGCACAGCCAGCTCCAAAGTGTCCAGGGGAGGATACAGTTCCTATGGGGTTTCTGTGGCCCTTTACTGTTACTGCTGAGTAGAACCTAGGGGCTGCCACAGAGCCAAGGCTTCCTCACCCACACTGCTGTGTGAAGCTTCTAGGGTACAAAGTGTGCACAGGAGCAGAGAACTGATTTGCCTGTGGTCCCTGGGCAGAGTGCCAGCAGGTTTGAGTCCACCCATCCTGCTTTACTGGGAAATAAATGTTGCTGGGTGGTCATGTACCCCAGAACATCCAGCTTTGCCAAGGGGGttgtggggagcagaggaagagcacGAGGCACTGCAGCCTTAGAGCATCATTACAGTCAGTACAGTCTTGAtactcattcttttttttcttttagcctGAGGGAGTTTATAACCAACCTCTTAGTACAGCAGTTAAGACACCGTTCTTCTGCCCTAAtgctcttcagttttctttggaAGGGCAGGGAGATTGTTTAGATTGAAATTC from Heliangelus exortis chromosome 18, bHelExo1.hap1, whole genome shotgun sequence carries:
- the TPH1 gene encoding tryptophan 5-hydroxylase 1 isoform X1; this encodes MHRGGSLEAAPCPREPPGQLNKSNYMMIEDNKENEDNASERGRTAIIFSLKNEVGGLVKALKLFQEKHVNLVHIESRKSKRRNSEFEVFVDCDTNREQLNEIFQLLKSHVSVVSMNPTEHFSVQDDDMEKVPWFPKKISDLDKCANRVLMYGSDLDADHPGFKDNVYRKRRKYFADLAMNYKHGDPIPKIEFTEEEIKTWGTVYRELNKLYPTHACREYLKNLPLLTKYCGYREDNIPQLEDVSRFLKERTGFTIRPVAGYLSPRDFLAGLAFRVFHCTQYVRHSSDPLYTPEPDTCHELLGHVPLLAEPSFAQFSQEIGLASLGASDEAVQKLATCYFFTIEFGLCKQEGQLRVYGAGLLSSISELKHSLSGSARVKAFDPKVTCKQECLITTFQEVYFVSESFEEAKEKMREFAKTIKRPFGVKYNPYTQSVQILKDMKSIASVVNELRHELDIVSDALSKMGKQLEV
- the TPH1 gene encoding tryptophan 5-hydroxylase 1 isoform X2; amino-acid sequence: MHRGGSLEAAPCPREPPGQLNKSNYMMIEDNKENEDNASERGRTAIIFSLKNEVGGLVKALKLFQEKHVNLVHIESRKSKRRNSEFEVFVDCDTNREQLNEIFQLLKSHVSVVSMNPTEHFSVQDDDMEKVPWFPKKISDLDKCANRVLMYGSDLDADHPGFKDNVYRKRRKYFADLAMNYKHGDPIPKIEFTEEEIKTWGTVYRELNKLYPTHACREYLKNLPLLTKYCGYREDNIPQLEDVSRFLKERTGFTIRPVAGYLSPRDFLAGLAFRVFHCTQYVRHSSDPLYTPEPDTCHELLGHVPLLAEPSFAQFSQEIGLASLGASDEAVQKLATCYFFTIEFGLCKQEGQLRVYGAGLLSSISELKGVCKNHQASIWCEVQSIHSKCADPERHEEHCQRGERATA